Part of the Oncorhynchus masou masou isolate Uvic2021 unplaced genomic scaffold, UVic_Omas_1.1 unplaced_scaffold_1059, whole genome shotgun sequence genome is shown below.
atctacagtataccactatctacagtataccactatctacagtataccactatctacagtatacagtataccactatctacagtataccactatctacagtatacagaataccactatctacagtataccactatctacagtataccactatctacagtatacagaataccactatctacagtataccactatctacagtataccactatctacagtataccactatctacagtataccactatctacagtatacagtataccactatctacagtataccactatctacagtatacagaataccactatctacagtataccactatctacagtataccactatctacagtatacagtataccactatctacagtataccactatctacagtataccactatctacagtatacagtataccactatctacagtataccactatctacagtatacagtataccactatctacagaataccactatctacagtatacagtataccactatctacagaataccactatctacagtatacagtataccactatctacagtataccactatctacagtataccactatctacagtatacagtataccactatctacagtatacagtataccactatctacagtatacagtataccactatctacagtataccactatctacagtatacagtataccactatctacagtatacagtataccactatctacagtatacagtataccactatctacagtatacagtataccactatctacagtatacagtataccactatctacagtataccactatctacagtataccactatctacagtatacagtataccactatctacagtataccactatctacagtatacagtataccactatctacagtatacagtataccactatctacagtataccactatctacagtatacagtataccactatctacagtatacagtatgccactatctacagtatacagtataccactatctacagtataccactatctacagtataccactatctacagtatacagtataccactatctacagtataccactatctacagtatacagtataccactatctacagtatacagtataccactatctacagtatacagtataccactatctacagtatacagtataccactatctacagtatacagtataccactatctacagtatacagtataccactatctacagtatacagtataccactatctacagtatacagtataccactatctacagtataccactatctacagtataccactaacctacagtatacagtataccactatctacagtataccactatctacagtataccactatctacagtatacagaataccactatctacagtataccactatctacagtatacagtataccactatctacagtataccactatctacagtataccactatctacagtatacagaataccactatctacagtatacagaataccactatctacagtataccactatctacagtataccactatctacagtatacagaataccactatctacagtatacagtataccactatctacagtatacagtacacgactgtctacagtataccactatctacagtataccactatctacagtataccactatctacagtataccactatctacagtatacagtataccactatctacagtatacagtataccactatctacagtatacattatacagtataccactatctacagtatacagtataccactatctacagtatacagtataccactatctacagtatacattatacagtataccactatctacagtatacagtataccactatctacagtatacagtataccactatctacagtatacagtataccactatctacagtatacagtataccactatctacagtatacagaataccactatctacagtatacagtataccactatctacagtatacagtataccactatctacagtataccactatctacagtataccactatctacagtataccactatctacagtatacagtataccactatctacagtatacagtataccactatctacagtatacagtataccactatctacagtatacagtataccactatctacattatacagtataccactatctacagtatacagtataccactatctacagtatacagtataccactatctacagtatacagtataccactatctacagtatacagtataccactatctacagtatacagtataccactatctacagtatacagtataccactatctacagtatacagtataccactatctacagtatacagtataccactatctacagtatacagtataccactatctacagtatacagaataccactatctacagtatacagtataccactatctacagtatacagtataccactatctacagtataccactatctacagtataccactatctacagtataccactatctacagtatacagtataccactatctacagtatacagtataccactatctacagtatacagtataccactatctacagtatacagtataccactatctacagtataccactatctacagtatacagtataccactatctacagtatacagtataccactatctacagtataccactatctacagtataccactatctacagtataccactatctacagtataccactatctacagtatacagtataccactatctacagtataccactatctacagtataccactatctacagtataccactatctacagtatacagtataccactatctacagtataccactatctacagtataccactatctacagtataccactatctacagtatacagtataccactatctacagtataccactatctacagtatatagtataccactatctacagtatacagtataccactatctacagtataccactatctacagtatatagtataccactatctacagtatacagtataccactatctacagtataccactatctacagtatatagtataccactatctacagtatacagtataccactatctacagtataccactatctacagtataccactatctacagtatacagtataccactatctacagtatacagtataccactatctacagtataccactatctacagtatatagtataccactatctacagtatacagtataccactatctacagtataccactatctacagtataccactatctacagtatacagtataccactatctacagtataccactatctacagtataccactatctacagtatacagtataccactatctacagtataccactatctacagtatacagtataccactatctacagtataccactatctacagtatacagtataccactatctacagtataccactatctacagtatacagtataccactatctacagtataccactatctacagtatacagtataccactatctacagtataccactatctacagtatacagtataccactatctacagtataccactatctacagtatacagtataccactatctacagtataccactatctacagtataccactatctacagtataccactatctacagtataccactatctacagtatacagtataccactatctacagtataccactatctacagtataccactatctacagtataccactatctacagtataccactatctacagtatacagaataccactatctacagtatacagtataccactatctacagtatacagtacacgactgtctacagtataccactatctacagtataccactatctacagtataccactatctacagtataccactatctacagtatacagtataccactatctacagtatacattatacagtataccactatctacagtatacattatacagtataccactatctacagtatacagtataccactatctgcagaataccactatctacagtataccactatctacagtatacagtataccactatctacagtataccactatctacagtatacagtataccactatctacagtataccactatctacagtatacagaataccactatctacagtatacagtataccactatctacagtataccactatctacagtataccactatctacagtataacactatctacagtatacagaataccactatctacagaataccactatctacagtataccactatctacagtataccactatctacagtatacagtataccactatctacagtataccactatctacagtatacagtataccactatctacagtatacagaataccactatctacagtatacagtataccactatctacagtataccactatctacagtataccactatctacagtatacagtataccactatctacagtatacagtataccactatctacagtataccactatctacagtatacagaataccactatctacagtatacagtataccactatctacagtataccactatctacagtataccactatctacagtatacagtataccactatctacagtatacagtataccactatctacagtataccactatctacagtatacagtataccactatctacagtatacagtataccactatctacagtatacagtataccactatctacagtataccactatctacagtataccactatctacagtatacagtataccactaacctacagtataccactatctacagtatatcactatctacagtatatagtataccactatctacagtataccactatctacagtatacagtataccactatctacagtataccactatctacagtatacagtataccactatctacagtataccactatctacagtataccactatctacagtatacagtataccactatctacagtataccactatctacagtataccactatctacagtatacagtataccactatctacagtataccactatctacagtatacagtataccactatctacagtataccactatctacagtataccactatctacagtatacagtataccactatctacagtatacagtataccactatctacagtataccactatctacagtataccactatctacagtataccactatctacagtatacagtataccactatctacagtatacagtataccactatctacagtataccactatctacagtataccactatctacagtataccactatctacagtatacagtataccactatctacagtatacagtataccactatctacagtataccactatctacagtataccactatctacagtataccactatctacagtataccactatctacagtatacagtataccactatctacagtatacagtataccactgtctacagtatacagtataccactatctacagtataccactatctacagtataccactatctacagtatacagtataccactatctacagtataccactatctacagtatacagtataccactatctacagtataccactatctacagtataccactatctacagtataccactatctacagtatacagtataccactaacctacagtataccactatctacagtataccactatctacagtatacagtatgtgtttgtgcGTGTCCCCTACCATGTGTTCCATGTTAGCAGCAGGTGGGTGGACCTGTCCTCTTAGCTTGTTGTGCAGATCTAGTATGGCGGTCGTGTCTGCATCTGTGATGGCCCTCTTCCCTCTCTGCTTGGCCTGCCACCAGTCCCcctcttcaacaaagtacttctCCAGAATACCATCCCAGCCGGGGGCCGTACCGTTACCGCGGTTACCGTTCCCAATCATCACCATGGAGACGGAGGCATGGAACGCCAGTAGCATGGACGCTCCCCTTAGCCAGTCCCAGGATATCATGaccgatggagggagggatgaatgtATTAATGGATTGATcaatagatggatggacagattgATGGACAGCCTGTGGAGCCTTGGGGAAGATGGATGAACGATGGAGTCCCTGTTTGGTTTTATTTCTCTccgtcttctcctcctctcctttgtgTCCTGGTGTAGAGTGAGAGATtcctggagtagagggagagattCCTGGAGTAGAATGAGAGATTCCTGCTGTAGAGTGAGAGATTCCTGCTGTAGAGTGAGAGATTCCTGCTGTAGAGTGAGAGATTCCTGCTGTAGAGTGAGAGATTCCTGCTGTAGAGTGAGAGATTCCTGTGTAGAGGTAGAAGGAAATAAAGTTATTGGCCGGGCTTAACAACCTGTATCGAGTTTTTCTAAATAACTTGAGTCAATATTGATTTTGGTAGGTACAGTGGATCGTAGAGCGGTGGTGTTGGCTCATGGCCAGTGTTATAGTTTGGGAGACTGTTGGGGTTCGTTAGGGGTAAATTGTGGAGATGTAGTGATTCACCCATACTCATCAATCCCTGATTCAAATTTTGAagatgtgttatgatgtgttaagATGAGTTAAGATGTGTTAAGATATGTTAAGATGAGTTCAGATGAGTTAAGATGTGTTTTTATTAAGATGCATTAAGATGAGTTAAGATGAGTTAAGATTTTTGTGGGAGCCCAAACCAATCTAGATGAAGCGTGCATTGGCCAGAATCCTTCATGAAACCGAGTGACATCCTACTCGGTGGCTGTTTCCAAGGAAACAAACCCACTTCTCGTGTTTTCAACTTCCAAGCACATTTTCATGCAAGGTCGACAGATTTATCCTTTAGCTCAGGTATAAAATGACCCcatatccatctatatccatctatatccatctatatccatctatatccatctatatccatctatatccatctatatccatctatatccactatatccatctatatccatctatatccatctatatccatctatatccatctatatccatctatatccatctatatccatctatttccatctatatccatctatatccatctatatccatctatatccatctatatccatctatatccatctatatccattatatccatctatatccatctatatccatctatatccatctatatccatctatatccatctatatccatctatatccatctatatccatctatatccataatatccatctatatccatctatatccatctatatccatctatatccatctatatccatctatatccatctatatccatctatatccataatatccatctatatccatctatatccatctatatccactatatccatctatatccatctatatccatctatatccataatatccatctatatccatctatatccatctatatccatctatatccatctatatccatctatatccactatatccatctatatccatctatatccactatatccatctatatccatctatatccatctatatccatctatatccatctatatccatctatatccatctatatccatctatatccactatatccatctatatccatctatatccatctatatccatctatatccactatatccatctatatccatctatatccatctatatccatctatatccatctatatccactatatccatctatatccatctatatccatctatatccatctatatccactatatccatctatatccatctatatccatctatatccatctatatccatctatatccatctatatccactatatccatctatatccatctatatccatctatatccatctatatccatctatatccataatatccatctatatccataatatccatctatatccatctatatccatctatatccatctatatccatctatatccatctatatccataatatccatctatatccataatatccatctatatccatctatatccatctatatccatctatatccatctatatccataatatccatctatatccatctatatccatctatatcgaAATGGAATGGATGCAGTTTTGCATTATacgcagggaggcaggcagacagacagacagacaggcagacaggcagacagacaggcaggcaggcaggcaggcaggcagacaaacagacagacagacagacagacagacagacagacaggcaggcagacagacagacagacagacagacaggcaggcaggcagacaggcaggcagacaaacagacagacagacagacagacagacagacagacaggcaggcaggcaggcagacagacaggcaggcagacagacagacagacaggcagacagacagacaggcagacagacagacagacaggcaggcagacagacagacagacagacagacagacagacagacagacagacagacagacagacaggcagacagacagacagacagacagacagacagacagacagacagacagacagacagacaggcaagcaggcagacagacagacagacagacagacagacagacagacagacagacagacagacagacagacagacagacagacagacagacagacagacagacctggctctcaagagaagacaggctatgtgcacactgcccacaaaatgagttggaaactgagctgcacttcctaacctcctccccaatgtatgaccatattagagatacatatttccctcagattacacagatccgcaaagaattcgaaaacaaatccaattttgataaactcacatatctactgggtgaaattccacagtgtgccatcagagcagcaagatttgtgacctgttgccacgagaaaagggcaaccagtgaagaacaaacatcattgtaaacacaacccatatttatgcttatttattttcccttgtgtagtttaaccatttgtacattgttacaacaccatatataaaatatgacatttgcaatgtctttattgttttgaaacttctgtatgtgtaatgtttactgttaatttttattgtttattttacttttgtatattatctacctcacttgctttggcaatgttaacacatttaacatttaacacgtgtttcccatgccaataaagccccttgaattgaattgaattgacagatagatagacagatagatagataggattACCCAACTTCAACTCATCAGCTCCCTGCTTCATTGACTCTTTATGTTAGTTTAGGAACTCTTTTTGGGGGACTCGGTGACCTCCAGGAAAACCTTGTGGTATTTGATTTTGGTAACTGGATTTAAACCAACTAACCTCTTTGCCACAACACGTGCGCAAAATGGATGGAATAGTTTGAACATGGGCTACAGTAGTGCAAATATGCATAGGGCAAACTAAGATGCCCATATACATGTTTTTCTTGATAATGTTATAGGGTACATTTAAATTCAGTGAAACGAAAACTTTTATTCCATAAAAATATTTTCAATCTCAATAAAAGGTAAAATAGTAAACTGTATAATGACCTTTGATCAATTTCAAATGACGCTGAAATAGCAGGAATAAACGCTGTTCAAGTGACAGTCGGACGCAGCCTCACTTCAGTTTAACGACCAGGAAAAAGCTATTTCCTCGCGCTTCGCAGTTCTGCTTCACAAATGCGATTGACTCTGCACGGTTGTCGCAAAAAAAGTCCCGTGTGAATTGAAGAAATAGATGCACACTTCACAAAGGCGTTTTGAGCTGGATATTTTTGACTTCACTCTGCAGGAAGGAGTCTTCAACTCCAAAGCCTCCTTACCACACCACCAGTacatgtagtactgtagtacatgAATCCTCAACTCAGACCACACCTCTCAGAAGTTATAACACAGCCCACTCGTTTTACCTGGCAGCACAGCCAGCGAGAGcaaccgcgtgtgtgtgtgtgtgttgttgtttcggtgtgtgtgtgtgtgttgtttcggtgtgtgtctgttgtttcggtgtgtgtgtgtgtgtgtgtgtgtgttgtttcgtgtgtgtgtgtgtgtgtgtgtgtgtgtgtgtgtgtgtgtgtgtgtgtgtgtgtgtgttgttgcggcgtgtgtgtgtgtgtgtacgtgtgtgtacgtgtgtgtgtgtgtgtgtgtgtgtgtgtgtgtgtgtgtgtgtgtgtgtgtgtgtgtgtgtgtgtgtgtgtgtgtgtgtgtgtgtgtgtgtgtgtgtgtgtgtgtgtgcgcgtgcgtgtggcTGCATGACGAGTGCGTGAGTAAAGTAACACAGCGCAATGAAATAGATGGTTACTGTGAGAGGGACTTGTGTTGATCAAATTAAGGGTTCAGAGAAACAAgtttacatcccaaatgacaccctagtccctatagcACACTGAgtttgaacagagccccaggtcaAAAGGTTGTGATCTGTTAAAGGGATTATAATGTAATTTAGGACCAAACCCATTTGCAACATGGGTGCCATAGAGACTGGCATGTTGTCCATTCAACAGTATAATTAATGATCTACACACTCAccgaaacaacacacacacacacacacacacacacacatacacacacacacacacacacacacacacacacacacacacacacacacacacacacacacacacacacacacacacaccgtaacaacacacacacacacacacaccgtaacaacacacacacacacacctaaacaacacacacacacaccgaaacaacacacacacgcacacacacaccgaaacaacacacacacacaccgaaacaacacacacacacacacacacaccgaaacaacacacacacacacacacacactgttatggGATTTtctttatgaataatgactaaatgacATATATGGCACTATAACTGGCAAGAAGTCTATCCTGTCTTTCTAGTAGTGTTAAATAATGTTTGTTCATTAGGAAGGGGTTATATGGCATGTACCTAGTAAGAAAGGAGTCTATGTGGAGGTAGAAGGAGAACGGAGAGGAGCATTAACCTATGTTGGAACCGACCTGGATGTAAATCTGTGGagataagagaggacagggagagccccTCCAGAGCGCTAGTATCTGTGGGAGCCTGGAACTGTCAGCTGAggggttataaactgtggtgagaCTCATGAGAAAATCCctatgttggtgtgtatgtatttgcgTAGTTTAGGATGGTATAAAATGAATGTATTTGTGAAAACTCTCGCAAATAAATCTGGATCTGATCAATTGTGAGCTGGGAATTCTGTCTGTTTTTTTTCAGACCAGAACTTTACAACCTCTGGGTATCAGACAAATAAACATAAATTGGAATCTATGAACATTGATTACAAAAttacttaacacacacacacaacgaaacaacacacacacacacacaggcatgcacacacggGTGAACGCGCACACGCATGCActgacaacaaacacacacacacgcaaactcaACAAGCCTTTATATATTGACTTGAACTTCAGGTGCTGCTGCTCACAGTTTCCCCATATTAATAACCTACCTAGCTACAATACAGCAACCAAATCACCCACACTGAAAATAGCTATGTCGTTTTTATGTTGGAGTAGGAAGCACAGTAATTACTTACAGCAGCAGAGTTCTACAGTAGAGTTCTACAGGAGAGGTTTACAGGAGAGTTCTAGCGGAGAGTGTTACAGGATAGTTCTACAGGAGAGTTCTACAGGAGAGTGTTACGGGAGAGTTCTACAGGAGAGTTCTACAGGAGAGTTCTACAGGAGAGTTCTACAGGAGAGTTCTACAAGAGAGTTCTACAGGAGAGTTCTACAGGAGAGTTCTACAGGAGAGGTTTACAGGAGAGTTCAACAGGAGAGTTCTTCATCGCATCATCACTGGTCTCAATTTACTGTTGCTAGGTAGAATAGTAAAATACACAGAAGAATACACAACATTTCTAAATGGGGCTGTTCATCATCAGTATTTGTGTTCCTATGTTAGTCACTTGACAGTCattcaattagccatgtcagctaacaattttcAAGCCAGTAATCTAAACGTGTAGTAATGAATACTATTCATATGGACTCTATTCATATGgactatatacatatggactctatactgtacatatggaCTCTATTCATATGGACTCTATTCATTTGGACTATTCATATGGACTCTAAACATATAGACTCTATAAATattgactctatactgtacatatggaCTCTATTCATATGGACTCTATTCATATGGACTCTATATATATGGACTCTATACATATGGACTCTATATATATGGACTCTATACATATGGACTCCATACAATTGGACTCTATTCATATGGACTCTATACATATGGACTCGATACATATGGACTCTATACATTTGGACTCTATTTATATGGACTCTATTCATATGGACTCTATACATATGGACTCTATACATATGGACTCTATACTGTACTTATGGACTCTATTCATATGGACTCTATTCATATGGACTCTATTCATATGGACTCTATTCATATGGACTCTATTCATATGGACTCTATACATATGTACTCTATACATATGGACTCTATTTATATGGACTCTATTCATATGGACTCTATTCATATGGACTCTATTCATATGGACTCTATACATATGGACTCTACTCATATGGTCTCTATTCATATGGACTCTGTTCATATGGACTCTATTCATATGGACTCTATACATATGGACTCAATACATATGGACTCCATAGATATGGACTCTACTCATATGGTCTCTCTACATATGGACTCTATTCATAATTGACATCGCttaagtcgaggattggtaggatggtcagttttactagggaatgtttggcagcatgagtgaagaatgctttgttgtgaaataggaagctgattctagattttattttggatcgagaatgtttaatgtgagtctggacagagtttacagtctagccagacacctaggtgtttCTGTCAGAACCGTCcatagtagtgatgctagtcagcgggcgggtgcgggcagcgattgaagagcatgcatttagttttgctagcatttaagagcagctgGAGACCACGGAAGAGGAGTTGTGTAGCATTGAAGCtagtctggaggtttgttaacacagtgtctaaagaagggccagaagtctACAGAATGGTGTCCTCTGCATAGAGGtgaatcagagactcaccagcagcaaggcCGTGTGTAGGGCTCTCTCCCATATTGTCTACTCCTCAGGCCTTGTGTAGGGCTCTCTCCCAACTAGTCTACTCCCCAGGCCGTCTGTAGGGCTCTCTCCCATCTAGTCTACTCCCAGGCCTTGTGTAGGGCTCTCTCCCATCTAGTCTACTCCCCAGGCCTTGTG
Proteins encoded:
- the LOC135528929 gene encoding cysteine-rich secretory protein LCCL domain-containing 1-like; the protein is MISWDWLRGASMLLAFHASVSMVMIGNGNRGNGTAPGWDGILEKYFVEEGDWWQAKQRGKRAITDADTTAILDLHNKLRGQVHPPAANMEHMEWDTELGAYGRGVG